In Motacilla alba alba isolate MOTALB_02 chromosome 21, Motacilla_alba_V1.0_pri, whole genome shotgun sequence, the following are encoded in one genomic region:
- the LOC119710542 gene encoding migration and invasion-inhibitory protein isoform X2 codes for MPGAVGRPRPPERPRRGRPGESQRRRELGGLPPAPGAGGHPPERRGRRRMDLELLKRLRQASQDLLQRLRVKQEEIRKGLPSKQLLPASHHGSAAAERWIPLSRRVENQADAAKSTAGPGIMVSVEPRAGPALSSSPKHSSSARGVQQQQAKTQEGAGFNSNFPGKDKNVTPASAVITRGREISRVDGGGGAQGSPEKESSFLGHGENRKQSALLHAFHEKSHPGPSLSRVQNKETGEQHVVTKEPHSPKSILLMSQSKELKKEARHVTFQPDPEEDAVPVSSWSARPLLGYDWIAGLLDTKSPVTEKPEQYFAELHEFRQSNRETCIHQQHLEPEALDCTDSEQELDLITGSHKCVYCYGLNERLFTVPVHPEAACPVCKIPRSHQPPGTLEEPTHVRVSVPRCALLPAHKYKAHRRRSFEPADDLALPSHCLAGWESMVASSSTLLSSLDLRASLEEKPSPCPHLDSVSSARRSQK; via the exons ATGCCGGGAGCTGTggggcggccccgcccgcccgaacggccgcgccggggccgcccggggGAATCCCAGCGGCGGCGGGAGCTGGGCGGGCTTCCCCCGGCTCCCGGAGCGGGCGGGCATCCcccggagcggcggggccggcgcag gATGGACTTAGAGCTCCTGAAGAGGCTGCGCCAGGCAAGCCAGGACCTTCTGCAAAGGCTGAGAGTGAAGCAGGAGGAGATCAGAAAAGGACTTCCCAGCAAGCAACTCCTTCCAGCATCTCATCAtggcagtgcagctgctgagagATGGATCCCCTTGTCCAGGAGAGTG GAGAATCAGGCCGATGCAGCAAAATCTACAGCTGGCCCTGGAATAATGGTGTCTGTGGAACCCAGAGCTGGCCCAGCCCTCAGTTCATCTCCtaaacacagcagcagtgccagaggagTACAGCAACAACAAGCAAAGACACAGGAAGGAGCAGGTTTCAATTCCAACTTTCCTGGGAAAGATAAGAATGTTACGCCAGCGTCTGCGGTCATTACACGTGGCAGAGAAATCTCCAGAGTGGATGGGGGTGGTGGTGCTCAAGGAAGTCCAGAGAAAGAATCCTCCTTCCTGGGACATggagagaacagaaaacagTCTGCTCTGCTGCATGCTTTCCATGAGAAAAGTCATCCAGGGCCATCACTGAGCAGAGTGCAAAATAAAGAGACTGGTGAGCAGCACGTGGTCACCAAAGAGCCCCATAGCCCTAAATCAATCTTGCTGATGTCTCAGTCCAAAGAGTTGAAG aaggaAGCTCGCCATGTGACTTTTCAGCCTGACCCTGAAGAAGATGCCGTACCTGTCAGCAGCTGGTCTGCCCGTCCTTTGCTGGGCTATGACTGGATTGCAG GGCTTCTTGATACAAAGTCTCCAGTAACAGAAAAACCTGAGCAATACTTCGCTGAGCTGCATGAGTTCCGACAGTCCAACAGAGAAACCTGCATTcatcagcagcacctgga GCCCGAGGCTCTGGATTGCACAGATTCTGAACAAGAACTGGATTTGATAACTGGTTCTCATAAGT GTGTTTACTGCTATGGATTAAACGAGCGCCTCTTTACCGTCCCTGTGCATCCAGAAGCTGCCTGCCCTGTCTGTAAGATCCCACGTAGCCACCAGCCCCCAGGGACACTGGAGGAGCCAACCCATGTCAG GGTCAGCGTTCCCAGGTGTGCCCTTCTGCCAGCCCACAAGTACAAAGCCCATCGCAGGAGGAGCTTTGAGCCAGCAGATGATCTAGCACTGCCCTCG CATTGCCTGGCTGGCTGGGAAAGCATGGTTGcttccagcagcaccctgctcaGCAGTTTGGATCTGAGAGCCTCACTGGAAGAGAAGCCTTCTCCCTGTCCTCACCTG GACTCAGTGTCCAGTGCCAGGAGAAGCCAGAAGTGA
- the LOC119710542 gene encoding migration and invasion-inhibitory protein isoform X1, with translation MPGAVGRPRPPERPRRGRPGESQRRRELGGLPPAPGAGGHPPERRGRRRMDLELLKRLRQASQDLLQRLRVKQEEIRKGLPSKQLLPASHHGSAAAERWIPLSRRVKENQADAAKSTAGPGIMVSVEPRAGPALSSSPKHSSSARGVQQQQAKTQEGAGFNSNFPGKDKNVTPASAVITRGREISRVDGGGGAQGSPEKESSFLGHGENRKQSALLHAFHEKSHPGPSLSRVQNKETGEQHVVTKEPHSPKSILLMSQSKELKKEARHVTFQPDPEEDAVPVSSWSARPLLGYDWIAGLLDTKSPVTEKPEQYFAELHEFRQSNRETCIHQQHLEPEALDCTDSEQELDLITGSHKCVYCYGLNERLFTVPVHPEAACPVCKIPRSHQPPGTLEEPTHVRVSVPRCALLPAHKYKAHRRRSFEPADDLALPSHCLAGWESMVASSSTLLSSLDLRASLEEKPSPCPHLDSVSSARRSQK, from the exons ATGCCGGGAGCTGTggggcggccccgcccgcccgaacggccgcgccggggccgcccggggGAATCCCAGCGGCGGCGGGAGCTGGGCGGGCTTCCCCCGGCTCCCGGAGCGGGCGGGCATCCcccggagcggcggggccggcgcag gATGGACTTAGAGCTCCTGAAGAGGCTGCGCCAGGCAAGCCAGGACCTTCTGCAAAGGCTGAGAGTGAAGCAGGAGGAGATCAGAAAAGGACTTCCCAGCAAGCAACTCCTTCCAGCATCTCATCAtggcagtgcagctgctgagagATGGATCCCCTTGTCCAGGAGAGTG AAGGAGAATCAGGCCGATGCAGCAAAATCTACAGCTGGCCCTGGAATAATGGTGTCTGTGGAACCCAGAGCTGGCCCAGCCCTCAGTTCATCTCCtaaacacagcagcagtgccagaggagTACAGCAACAACAAGCAAAGACACAGGAAGGAGCAGGTTTCAATTCCAACTTTCCTGGGAAAGATAAGAATGTTACGCCAGCGTCTGCGGTCATTACACGTGGCAGAGAAATCTCCAGAGTGGATGGGGGTGGTGGTGCTCAAGGAAGTCCAGAGAAAGAATCCTCCTTCCTGGGACATggagagaacagaaaacagTCTGCTCTGCTGCATGCTTTCCATGAGAAAAGTCATCCAGGGCCATCACTGAGCAGAGTGCAAAATAAAGAGACTGGTGAGCAGCACGTGGTCACCAAAGAGCCCCATAGCCCTAAATCAATCTTGCTGATGTCTCAGTCCAAAGAGTTGAAG aaggaAGCTCGCCATGTGACTTTTCAGCCTGACCCTGAAGAAGATGCCGTACCTGTCAGCAGCTGGTCTGCCCGTCCTTTGCTGGGCTATGACTGGATTGCAG GGCTTCTTGATACAAAGTCTCCAGTAACAGAAAAACCTGAGCAATACTTCGCTGAGCTGCATGAGTTCCGACAGTCCAACAGAGAAACCTGCATTcatcagcagcacctgga GCCCGAGGCTCTGGATTGCACAGATTCTGAACAAGAACTGGATTTGATAACTGGTTCTCATAAGT GTGTTTACTGCTATGGATTAAACGAGCGCCTCTTTACCGTCCCTGTGCATCCAGAAGCTGCCTGCCCTGTCTGTAAGATCCCACGTAGCCACCAGCCCCCAGGGACACTGGAGGAGCCAACCCATGTCAG GGTCAGCGTTCCCAGGTGTGCCCTTCTGCCAGCCCACAAGTACAAAGCCCATCGCAGGAGGAGCTTTGAGCCAGCAGATGATCTAGCACTGCCCTCG CATTGCCTGGCTGGCTGGGAAAGCATGGTTGcttccagcagcaccctgctcaGCAGTTTGGATCTGAGAGCCTCACTGGAAGAGAAGCCTTCTCCCTGTCCTCACCTG GACTCAGTGTCCAGTGCCAGGAGAAGCCAGAAGTGA
- the TNFRSF8 gene encoding tumor necrosis factor receptor superfamily member 8 isoform X1: protein MAACSLPLGLWLLLLLQDVRTTPQTSLTPPHSCGMRENWVYDETSQNCCYQCPSGYVKKTACPRDPAVDCMTCGPDQYLTKKFQKPQCDACVSCSKELDLVEKQPCSLTSNRVCECRPGLFCQLVVVDSCSRCQRHSACKPGFGVKTRGTPTNDVTCEECPPGTFSDQNSSTDICKPHTNCATLNKVTLRKGNATHDQVCLDQLPTYLTPSALSMRFSNETNNFDPRMFKENLVTSASGDFLSVTTTENPSSTPEENAQAPTSAKGDMTTGGVVLWAVVLSVAVLLGAMLVFWKWKVCKKRILVLRRKPHLHSVIAHKYVLKSQGSDLVNKCAVSVNNIPNQITFHAKKIILTTDSGLEEEELIDRTLPLETNNNLVSSTEKAQSPPRSVTDVIPSSGNAPDCPVESRVRDHTNNRIEKLYIMKADTVIVGSVSEVPSGKNCAVKGCENNLDAQESMEEELEMHYPEQETESFPGNDVMVPVEEEGKEFHHPTTATEK from the exons atggctgcctgcagcctgcctCTGGGActgtggctcctgctgcttctccaggacGTCCGGACAACCCCACAG ACATCATTAACCCCACCTCATTCCTGTGGTATGAGGGAGAACTGGGTCTATGATGAAACTTCACAAAACTGCTGTTACCAGTGTCCCTCAG gcTATGTTAAAAAGACAGCATGTCCTCGGGATCCAGCTGTAGACTGCATGACATGTGGACCTGATCAGTATTTGACAAAGAAATTCCAAAAGCCACAATGTGATGCCTGTGTGTCATGCTCCAAAG AGCTGGACCTCGTGGAGAAGCAGCCGTGCTCCCTCACCTCCAACCGCGTGTGCGAGTGCCGGCCGGGCCTGTTCTGCCAGCTGGTCGTGGTGGACAGCTGCTCCCGCTGCCAGCGCCACTCTGCCTGCAAGCCCGGCTTCGGAGTCAAAACCAGGG GCACCCCAACAAATGATGTCACTTGTGAAGAGTGCCCTCCTGGGACCTTTTCTGATCAGAACTCCAGCACAGACATCTGCAAACCCCACACCAA CTGTGCCACATTGAACAAAGTAACGCTAAGGAAAGGAAATGCTACACACGATCAAGTTTGCCTGGACCAGTTGCCCACTTACCTCACCCCAAGCGCTTTGTCCATGAGATTCAGCAATGAAACAAATAACTTTGACCCGAGGATGTTTAAGGAGAACCTGGTGACCTCTGCTAGTGGTGACTTTCTAAGTGTCACAACAACTGAAAATCCCAGTTCAACTCCTGAGGAGAATGCTCAGGCTCCCACCTCAGCCAAGGGGGACATGACAACAGGAG GTGTGGTGCTGTGGGCAGTGGTTCTCTCCGTGGCAGTGCTTCTTGGGGCCATGCTGGTGTTTTGGAAGTGGAAGGTCTGCAAGAAGCGGATCCTCGTCCTCAGGAGAAAGC CACACCTGCACTCGGTCATCGCACACAAATACGTGCTCAAATCTCAAG GTTCGGATCTTGTGAACAAATGTGCAGTAAGTGTGAACAATATTCCAAACCAGATCACTTTCCATGCCAAA AAGATCATACTGACCACTGACAGTGGGCTAGAAGAGGAGGAGTTAATTGACAGAACCCTTCCTTTGGAAACCAACAATAACTTGGTGTCCAGCACAGAAAAAGCCCAGAGTCCTCCTCGGAGTGTGACTGATGTGATACCAAGCAGTGGGAATGCCCCAGACTGCCCTGTGGAGTCTCGAGTCAGAGACCACACAAATAACAGAATTG aaaAACTCTACATCATGAAGGCCGACACTGTTATCGTGGGCTCTGTTTCAGAAGTGCCCAGTGGCAAGAACTGTGCTGTTAAAGGATGTGAAAACAACCTTGATGCCCAGGAAAGCATGGAAGAGGAACTGGAAATGCACTATCCAGAGCAGGAAACAGAGTCTTTTCCAGGGAATGATGTCATGGTTCCTgtggaagaggagggaaaggaatttCACCACCCCACCACTGCCACTGAGAAGTGA
- the LOC119710542 gene encoding migration and invasion-inhibitory protein isoform X3 encodes MPGAVGRPRPPERPRRGRPGESQRRRELGGLPPAPGAGGHPPERRGRRRMDLELLKRLRQASQDLLQRLRVKQEEIRKGLPSKQLLPASHHGSAAAERWIPLSRRVKENQADAAKSTAGPGIMVSVEPRAGPALSSSPKHSSSARGVQQQQAKTQEGAGFNSNFPGKDKNVTPASAVITRGREISRVDGGGGAQGSPEKESSFLGHGENRKQSALLHAFHEKSHPGPSLSRVQNKETGEQHVVTKEPHSPKSILLMSQSKELKEARHVTFQPDPEEDAVPVSSWSARPLLGYDWIAGLLDTKSPVTEKPEQYFAELHEFRQSNRETCIHQQHLEPEALDCTDSEQELDLITGSHKCVYCYGLNERLFTVPVHPEAACPVCKIPRSHQPPGTLEEPTHVRVSVPRCALLPAHKYKAHRRRSFEPADDLALPSHCLAGWESMVASSSTLLSSLDLRASLEEKPSPCPHLDSVSSARRSQK; translated from the exons ATGCCGGGAGCTGTggggcggccccgcccgcccgaacggccgcgccggggccgcccggggGAATCCCAGCGGCGGCGGGAGCTGGGCGGGCTTCCCCCGGCTCCCGGAGCGGGCGGGCATCCcccggagcggcggggccggcgcag gATGGACTTAGAGCTCCTGAAGAGGCTGCGCCAGGCAAGCCAGGACCTTCTGCAAAGGCTGAGAGTGAAGCAGGAGGAGATCAGAAAAGGACTTCCCAGCAAGCAACTCCTTCCAGCATCTCATCAtggcagtgcagctgctgagagATGGATCCCCTTGTCCAGGAGAGTG AAGGAGAATCAGGCCGATGCAGCAAAATCTACAGCTGGCCCTGGAATAATGGTGTCTGTGGAACCCAGAGCTGGCCCAGCCCTCAGTTCATCTCCtaaacacagcagcagtgccagaggagTACAGCAACAACAAGCAAAGACACAGGAAGGAGCAGGTTTCAATTCCAACTTTCCTGGGAAAGATAAGAATGTTACGCCAGCGTCTGCGGTCATTACACGTGGCAGAGAAATCTCCAGAGTGGATGGGGGTGGTGGTGCTCAAGGAAGTCCAGAGAAAGAATCCTCCTTCCTGGGACATggagagaacagaaaacagTCTGCTCTGCTGCATGCTTTCCATGAGAAAAGTCATCCAGGGCCATCACTGAGCAGAGTGCAAAATAAAGAGACTGGTGAGCAGCACGTGGTCACCAAAGAGCCCCATAGCCCTAAATCAATCTTGCTGATGTCTCAGTCCAAAGAGTTGAAG gaAGCTCGCCATGTGACTTTTCAGCCTGACCCTGAAGAAGATGCCGTACCTGTCAGCAGCTGGTCTGCCCGTCCTTTGCTGGGCTATGACTGGATTGCAG GGCTTCTTGATACAAAGTCTCCAGTAACAGAAAAACCTGAGCAATACTTCGCTGAGCTGCATGAGTTCCGACAGTCCAACAGAGAAACCTGCATTcatcagcagcacctgga GCCCGAGGCTCTGGATTGCACAGATTCTGAACAAGAACTGGATTTGATAACTGGTTCTCATAAGT GTGTTTACTGCTATGGATTAAACGAGCGCCTCTTTACCGTCCCTGTGCATCCAGAAGCTGCCTGCCCTGTCTGTAAGATCCCACGTAGCCACCAGCCCCCAGGGACACTGGAGGAGCCAACCCATGTCAG GGTCAGCGTTCCCAGGTGTGCCCTTCTGCCAGCCCACAAGTACAAAGCCCATCGCAGGAGGAGCTTTGAGCCAGCAGATGATCTAGCACTGCCCTCG CATTGCCTGGCTGGCTGGGAAAGCATGGTTGcttccagcagcaccctgctcaGCAGTTTGGATCTGAGAGCCTCACTGGAAGAGAAGCCTTCTCCCTGTCCTCACCTG GACTCAGTGTCCAGTGCCAGGAGAAGCCAGAAGTGA
- the TNFRSF8 gene encoding tumor necrosis factor receptor superfamily member 8 isoform X2: MAACSLPLGLWLLLLLQDVRTTPQTSLTPPHSCGMRENWVYDETSQNCCYQCPSGYVKKTACPRDPAVDCMTCGPDQYLTKKFQKPQCDACVSCSKELDLVEKQPCSLTSNRVCECRPGLFCQLVVVDSCSRCQRHSACKPGFGVKTRGTPTNDVTCEECPPGTFSDQNSSTDICKPHTNCATLNKVTLRKGNATHDQVCLDQLPTYLTPSALSMRFSNETNNFDPRMFKENLVTSASGDFLSVTTTENPSSTPEENAQAPTSAKGDMTTGGVVLWAVVLSVAVLLGAMLVFWKWKVCKKRILVLRRKPHLHSVIAHKYVLKSQGSDLVNKCAKIILTTDSGLEEEELIDRTLPLETNNNLVSSTEKAQSPPRSVTDVIPSSGNAPDCPVESRVRDHTNNRIEKLYIMKADTVIVGSVSEVPSGKNCAVKGCENNLDAQESMEEELEMHYPEQETESFPGNDVMVPVEEEGKEFHHPTTATEK; encoded by the exons atggctgcctgcagcctgcctCTGGGActgtggctcctgctgcttctccaggacGTCCGGACAACCCCACAG ACATCATTAACCCCACCTCATTCCTGTGGTATGAGGGAGAACTGGGTCTATGATGAAACTTCACAAAACTGCTGTTACCAGTGTCCCTCAG gcTATGTTAAAAAGACAGCATGTCCTCGGGATCCAGCTGTAGACTGCATGACATGTGGACCTGATCAGTATTTGACAAAGAAATTCCAAAAGCCACAATGTGATGCCTGTGTGTCATGCTCCAAAG AGCTGGACCTCGTGGAGAAGCAGCCGTGCTCCCTCACCTCCAACCGCGTGTGCGAGTGCCGGCCGGGCCTGTTCTGCCAGCTGGTCGTGGTGGACAGCTGCTCCCGCTGCCAGCGCCACTCTGCCTGCAAGCCCGGCTTCGGAGTCAAAACCAGGG GCACCCCAACAAATGATGTCACTTGTGAAGAGTGCCCTCCTGGGACCTTTTCTGATCAGAACTCCAGCACAGACATCTGCAAACCCCACACCAA CTGTGCCACATTGAACAAAGTAACGCTAAGGAAAGGAAATGCTACACACGATCAAGTTTGCCTGGACCAGTTGCCCACTTACCTCACCCCAAGCGCTTTGTCCATGAGATTCAGCAATGAAACAAATAACTTTGACCCGAGGATGTTTAAGGAGAACCTGGTGACCTCTGCTAGTGGTGACTTTCTAAGTGTCACAACAACTGAAAATCCCAGTTCAACTCCTGAGGAGAATGCTCAGGCTCCCACCTCAGCCAAGGGGGACATGACAACAGGAG GTGTGGTGCTGTGGGCAGTGGTTCTCTCCGTGGCAGTGCTTCTTGGGGCCATGCTGGTGTTTTGGAAGTGGAAGGTCTGCAAGAAGCGGATCCTCGTCCTCAGGAGAAAGC CACACCTGCACTCGGTCATCGCACACAAATACGTGCTCAAATCTCAAG GTTCGGATCTTGTGAACAAATGTGCA AAGATCATACTGACCACTGACAGTGGGCTAGAAGAGGAGGAGTTAATTGACAGAACCCTTCCTTTGGAAACCAACAATAACTTGGTGTCCAGCACAGAAAAAGCCCAGAGTCCTCCTCGGAGTGTGACTGATGTGATACCAAGCAGTGGGAATGCCCCAGACTGCCCTGTGGAGTCTCGAGTCAGAGACCACACAAATAACAGAATTG aaaAACTCTACATCATGAAGGCCGACACTGTTATCGTGGGCTCTGTTTCAGAAGTGCCCAGTGGCAAGAACTGTGCTGTTAAAGGATGTGAAAACAACCTTGATGCCCAGGAAAGCATGGAAGAGGAACTGGAAATGCACTATCCAGAGCAGGAAACAGAGTCTTTTCCAGGGAATGATGTCATGGTTCCTgtggaagaggagggaaaggaatttCACCACCCCACCACTGCCACTGAGAAGTGA
- the LOC119710542 gene encoding migration and invasion-inhibitory protein isoform X4 has translation MDLELLKRLRQASQDLLQRLRVKQEEIRKGLPSKQLLPASHHGSAAAERWIPLSRRVKENQADAAKSTAGPGIMVSVEPRAGPALSSSPKHSSSARGVQQQQAKTQEGAGFNSNFPGKDKNVTPASAVITRGREISRVDGGGGAQGSPEKESSFLGHGENRKQSALLHAFHEKSHPGPSLSRVQNKETGEQHVVTKEPHSPKSILLMSQSKELKKEARHVTFQPDPEEDAVPVSSWSARPLLGYDWIAGLLDTKSPVTEKPEQYFAELHEFRQSNRETCIHQQHLEPEALDCTDSEQELDLITGSHKCVYCYGLNERLFTVPVHPEAACPVCKIPRSHQPPGTLEEPTHVRVSVPRCALLPAHKYKAHRRRSFEPADDLALPSHCLAGWESMVASSSTLLSSLDLRASLEEKPSPCPHLDSVSSARRSQK, from the exons ATGGACTTAGAGCTCCTGAAGAGGCTGCGCCAGGCAAGCCAGGACCTTCTGCAAAGGCTGAGAGTGAAGCAGGAGGAGATCAGAAAAGGACTTCCCAGCAAGCAACTCCTTCCAGCATCTCATCAtggcagtgcagctgctgagagATGGATCCCCTTGTCCAGGAGAGTG AAGGAGAATCAGGCCGATGCAGCAAAATCTACAGCTGGCCCTGGAATAATGGTGTCTGTGGAACCCAGAGCTGGCCCAGCCCTCAGTTCATCTCCtaaacacagcagcagtgccagaggagTACAGCAACAACAAGCAAAGACACAGGAAGGAGCAGGTTTCAATTCCAACTTTCCTGGGAAAGATAAGAATGTTACGCCAGCGTCTGCGGTCATTACACGTGGCAGAGAAATCTCCAGAGTGGATGGGGGTGGTGGTGCTCAAGGAAGTCCAGAGAAAGAATCCTCCTTCCTGGGACATggagagaacagaaaacagTCTGCTCTGCTGCATGCTTTCCATGAGAAAAGTCATCCAGGGCCATCACTGAGCAGAGTGCAAAATAAAGAGACTGGTGAGCAGCACGTGGTCACCAAAGAGCCCCATAGCCCTAAATCAATCTTGCTGATGTCTCAGTCCAAAGAGTTGAAG aaggaAGCTCGCCATGTGACTTTTCAGCCTGACCCTGAAGAAGATGCCGTACCTGTCAGCAGCTGGTCTGCCCGTCCTTTGCTGGGCTATGACTGGATTGCAG GGCTTCTTGATACAAAGTCTCCAGTAACAGAAAAACCTGAGCAATACTTCGCTGAGCTGCATGAGTTCCGACAGTCCAACAGAGAAACCTGCATTcatcagcagcacctgga GCCCGAGGCTCTGGATTGCACAGATTCTGAACAAGAACTGGATTTGATAACTGGTTCTCATAAGT GTGTTTACTGCTATGGATTAAACGAGCGCCTCTTTACCGTCCCTGTGCATCCAGAAGCTGCCTGCCCTGTCTGTAAGATCCCACGTAGCCACCAGCCCCCAGGGACACTGGAGGAGCCAACCCATGTCAG GGTCAGCGTTCCCAGGTGTGCCCTTCTGCCAGCCCACAAGTACAAAGCCCATCGCAGGAGGAGCTTTGAGCCAGCAGATGATCTAGCACTGCCCTCG CATTGCCTGGCTGGCTGGGAAAGCATGGTTGcttccagcagcaccctgctcaGCAGTTTGGATCTGAGAGCCTCACTGGAAGAGAAGCCTTCTCCCTGTCCTCACCTG GACTCAGTGTCCAGTGCCAGGAGAAGCCAGAAGTGA